One stretch of Zonotrichia leucophrys gambelii isolate GWCS_2022_RI chromosome 13, RI_Zleu_2.0, whole genome shotgun sequence DNA includes these proteins:
- the HARS1 gene encoding histidine--tRNA ligase, cytoplasmic, giving the protein MAEEAAVRAQAETVRKLKQDKADADEIAKEVAKLLEMKAQLGTDEGKHKFVLKTPKGTRDFGPKEMAIRERAFKAIISCFKRHGAEVIDTPVFELKETLTGKYGEDSKLIYDLKDQGGELLSLRYDLTVPFARYLAMNKITNIKRYHIAKVYRRDNPAMTRGRYREFYQCDFDIAGQFDPMIPDAECLKIVHEILSDLQLGDFVIKVNDRRILDGMFAVCGVPDSKFRTICSSVDKLDKVPWEEVRSEMVAEKGLSPEAADRIGEYVQLHGGLDLIEQLLQDPKLSQNKVAKEGLGDMKLLFEYLTLFGITGKISFDLSLARGLDYYTGVIFEAVLLQQDHEHLEEPLSVGSVAGGGRYDGLVGMFDAKGRKVPCVGVSIGIERIFSILEQRLEASEEKIRTTETQVLVASAQKKLLEERLRLISELWDAGIKAEMLYKKNPKLLNQLQYCEETGIPLVAIVGEQELKDGVVKLRIVATREEVNVRRESLVEEIRIRTSQC; this is encoded by the exons ATGGCGGAGGAGGCGGCGGTGCGGGCCCAGGCGGAGACCGTGCGGAAGCTCAAACAGGACAAGGCCGATGCTGACGAG ATTGCAAAGGAAGTGGCAAAGCTGCTCGAGATGAAGGCGCAGCTGGGGACAGATGAGGGGAAGCACAAGTTTGTGCTGAAGACCCCAAAG GGCACCCGGGATTTTGGCCCCAAGGAGATGGCCATCCGTGAGAGGGCCTTCAAAGCCATCATCTCCTGCTTCAAGCGCCACGGGGCCGAGGTCATCGACACGCCGGTGTTCGAGCTGAAG GAGACACTGACAGGGAAATACGGTGAAGACTCGAAGCTCATCTATGATCTAAAGGATCAGGGAggagagctgctgtccctgcgcTATGACCTGACA GTGCCCTTTGCTCGCTACCTGGCCATGAACAAGATCACCAACATCAAGCGCTACCACATTGCCAAGGTCTACAGGAGGGACAACCCGGCCATGACCCGCGGCCGCTACCGCGAGTTCTACCAGTGT GACTTTGACATTGCCGGGCAGTTTGACCCCATGATTCCCGACGCCGAGTGCCTGAAGATCGTGCACGAGATCCTCAGTGACCTGCAGCTGGGGGACTTTGTCATCAAG GTGAACGACCGGCGCATCCTCGATGGGATGTTTGCAGTGTGTGGGGTCCCGGACAGCAAATTCCGAACCATCTGCTCCAGCGTTGACAAGCTGGATAAG GTGCCATGGGAAGAAGTGAGGAGTGAGATGGTGGCAGAGAAGGGGCTCTCCCCCGAGGCTGCCGATCGCATCGGGGAGTATGTGCAGCTCCACG GTGGGCTGGACCTGATCgagcagcttctccaggacCCAAAGCTGTCCCAGAACAAGGTGGccaaggaagggctgggggacatGAAGCTGCTGTTTGAGTACCTGACCCTGTTTGGCATCACGGGGAAg ATCTCCTTCGACCTGAGCCTGGCGCGGGGCCTGGACTATTACACGGGGGTGATCTttgaggctgtgctgctgcagcaggaccaCGAGCACCTGGAGGAGCCGCTCAGCGTGGGCAGCGTGGCCGGAGGCGGCCGCTATGACGGGCTGGTGGGCATGTTTGATGCCAAGGGCCGCAAGGTGCCCTGCGTGGGGGTCAGCATCGGCATCGAGCGCATCTTCTCCATCCTGGAGCAGAGACTGGAG GCCTCTGAGGAAAAGATCAGGACAACAGAGACACAGGTGCTGGTGGCCTCTGCCCAAAAGAAGCTCCTTGAAGAGCGACTGAGGCTCATCTCTGAACTGTGGGATGCTGGAATCAAG GCAGAGATGCTGTACAAGAAGAACCCCAAGCTGCTGAATCAGCTGCAGTACTGTGAGGAGACAGGAATCCCTCTCGTTGCCATTgtgggggagcaggagctcaaAGATGGAGTTGTCAAGCTGCGGATCGTGGCAACCAGGGAGGAG GTCAATGTTCGAAGGGAGAGCCTGGTGGAGGAGATCAGGATACGAACGAGTCAGTGTTAA
- the LOC135453731 gene encoding histidine--tRNA ligase, cytoplasmic-like, whose protein sequence is MLRLGPFAAAVARCLPARPRLGPLCLAGNRGSFARSWLPAGDRGALSRQVRAAAGGESLPVLKTPKGTRDHAPAQAALRERLLSAVVSCFKRHGAAAIDTPVLELRETLVGKYGEGAKLIYELKDQGGELLALRYDLTVPFARYLAMNKITKMKRYHVAKVYRRDNPATTRGRYREFYQCDFDIAGQFDPMIPDAECLKIVHEILSDLQLGDFVIKVNDRRILNGVFDVCGVPESQFIPACCTIDKLDKIPWEEVRSEMVAEKGLSPEAADRIGEYVQLHGGLDLIEQLLQDPKLSQNKVAKEGLGDMKLLFEYLTLFGITGKISFDLSLARGLDYYTGVIFEAVLLQQDHEHLEEPLSVGSVAGGGRYDGLVGMFDAKGRKVPCVGVSIGIERIFSILEQRLEASGEKLRTTETQVLVATPQKHLLAARMKLISELWDAGIKAEMLYKKDPKLLKQLQYCEDTGIPLAAIVGEQELADGVVKLRDVATRKEVDIPREKLIDEIRRRLEP, encoded by the exons ATGCTGCGCCTCGGCCCCTTCGCCGCCGCCGTCGCCCGCTGCCTGCCGGCACGGCCCCGCCTCGGGCCGCTCTGCCTCGCTGGGAACCGCGGCAGCTTCGCCCGGTCCTGGCTGCCGGCCGGTGACCGCGGAGCCCTGTCCCGGCAGgtgcgggcggcggcgggcggcgagTCGCTGCCGGTGCTGAAGACACCCAAG GGCACCCGTGACCACGCACCGGCGCAGGCGGCGCTCCGTGAGCGGCTCCTGAGCGCCGTGGTGTCCTGCTTCAAGCGGCACGGGGCGGCCGCCATCGACACCCCCGTGCTGGAGCTGCGG GAGACGCTGGTGGGGAAATATGGAGAGGGAGCGAAACTCATCTACGAGCTGAAGGACCAGggaggggagctgctggccctgcgCTACGACCTCACC GTGCCCTTTGCTCGCTACCTGGCCATGAACAAGATCACCAAGATGAAGCGCTACCACGTGGCCAAGGTGTACAGGAGGGACAACCCAGCCACCACGCGCGGCCGCTACCGCGAGTTCTACCAGTGC GACTTTGACATTGCCGGGCAGTTTGACCCCATGATTCCCGACGCCGAGTGCCTGAAGATCGTGCACGAGATCCTCAGTGACCTGCAGCTGGGGGACTTTGTCATCAAG gTCAACGACCGTCGGATTTTGAATGGTGTGTTTGATGTCTGTGGTGTTCCAGAGAGCCAGttcatccctgcctgctgcaccaTAGACAAGCTGGACAAG ATACCATGGGAAGAAGTGAGGAGTGAGATGGTGGCAGAGAAGGGGCTCTCCCCCGAGGCTGCCGATCGCATCGGGGAGTATGTGCAGCTCCACG GTGGGCTGGACCTGATCgagcagcttctccaggacCCAAAGCTGTCCCAGAACAAGGTGGccaaggaagggctgggggacatGAAGCTGCTGTTTGAGTACCTGACCCTGTTTGGCATCACGGGGAAg ATCTCCTTCGACCTGAGCCTGGCGCGGGGCCTGGACTATTACACGGGGGTGATCTttgaggctgtgctgctgcagcaggaccaCGAGCACCTGGAGGAGCCGCTCAGCGTGGGCAGCGTGGCCGGAGGCGGCCGCTATGACGGGCTGGTGGGCATGTTTGATGCCAAGGGCCGCAAGGTGCCCTGCGTGGGGGTCAGCATCGGCATCGAGCGCATCTTCTCCATCCTGGAGCAGAGACTGGAG GCTTCTGGGGAGAAACTTCGAACAACTGAGACCCAAGTGCTGGTGGCTACACCTCAGAAACACCTTCTTGCTGCCAGAATGAAGCTCATCTCCgagctgtgggatgcagggatcAAG GCAGAGATGCTGTACAAGAAGGATCCTAAATTGCTGAAGCAGCTGCAGTACTGTGAGGACACAGGGATCCCCCTTGCTGCCAttgtgggagagcaggagctggcagatggaGTTGTCAAGCTGCGAGATGTTGCAACAAGAAAGGAG GTTGATATTCCCAGAGAAAAGCTTATTGATGAGATCAGGAGAAGGCTGGAGCCCTGA